From Mycosarcoma maydis chromosome 16, whole genome shotgun sequence, a single genomic window includes:
- a CDS encoding uncharacterized protein (related to Cytochrome P450), which translates to MAQTAMQSFEQHRFLCIAVLSVASHHLIFRHVELWPMQLLALTTALFSIDVSLRHSVNKTTLFPDAAKLAYVDLAVWTLGVLISIGVYRLFFHRLRHFPGPKAWAVSKFALMTTDAKGLRPRALEEAHKKYGDVVRTGPREISINAPTAIAPIMGAKSSFWRGPWYEATAGARGAHVPRNLHSVLIESDHSARRKIWDAAFSAKALKGYETILVDNIDNMVNQLEKRSQRKETVNIDDYCSFYSFDVMSQAGFAGDFGLLNHGQLTPMIQALEDFMSFVQLVGNLPYLVEVFGLLPNPIAEFDKYMTRIVMERKARKEAVPDIMGHLLHEVETEKGKSSKRQDAEATTDARLIIVAGSDTSSTTMGIAMFFLMEHPKILADLRQELLDVFGDDASLLTDFARMDDKTCPLLNAVINESLRIFPPVPTGLQRESTSPAVVDVNGQKVVIPANTIVTLPIWSLQRDARNFSPEPLRFRPERWLHPENEEHFNKTAFTPFSFGKTSCVGKVLAYMEIRLVISNLVRRFDFVPTGNYDAQKFQDSLVDAFVTKRNHKLPVHVKVRNHVGP; encoded by the coding sequence ATGGCACAGACAGCGATGCAGTCGTTCGAACAGCATCGTTTTCTGTGCATCGCCGTTCTATCCGTCGCCTCTCACCATCTTATCTTCCGTCACGTTGAGCTTTGGCCCAtgcagcttcttgctctcaCTACTGCCCtcttcagcatcgatgTCTCGCTTCGACACTCGGTCAATAAAACAACGCTTTTCcccgatgctgccaagctcgcctaTGTCGATCTAGCTGTTTGGACGTTGGGTGTTCtcatcagcatcggcgTCTAtcgtctcttcttccaccgACTTCGTCACTTCCCTGGACCCAAGGCTTGGGCGGTCTCCAAATTCGCTCTCATGACCACCGACGCCAAAGGCCTTCGTCCGAGAGCCCTCGAAGAGGCTCACAAGAAGTACGGCGACGTTGTCAGGACAGGCCCTCGCGAGATCTCGATCAACGCTCCTACAGCTATTGCCCCGATCATGGGTGCTAAGAGTTCTTTCTGGCGAGGTCCGTGGTACGAAGCCACTGCCGGCGCTCGTGGCGCACACGTCCCTCGCAATCTGCACTCGGTCCTCATCGAGTCAGACCACTCGGCGCGTCGCAAGATCTGGGACGCTGCCTTCTCGGCCAAGGCACTCAAAGGCTACGAGACCATCTTGGTCGACAACATAGACAACATGGTCAACcagctcgaaaagcgtTCGCAGCGAAAGGAGACGGTCAACATCGATGACTATTGCTCCTTCTACTCGTTTGATGTCATGTCGCAGGCCGGCTTCGCTGGTGACTTTGGCCTGCTCAACCACGGTCAACTGACACCCATGATCCAAGCCTTGGAGGATTTCATGTCGTTTGTCCAACTGGTTGGCAATCTGCCTTACCTCGTCGAAGTTTTCGGGCTGCTGCCGAACCCCATTGCCGAATTCGACAAGTATATGACCAGGATTGTGATGGAGCGCAAAGCACGCAAAGAGGCGGTGCCGGACATCATGGGTCACTTACTGCACGAGGTCGAAACGGAAAAGGGAAAGAGCAGCAAACGACAAGATGCCGAAGCAACGACGGATGCGCGATTGATCATCGTGGCCGGCAGCGACACTTCGTCGACTACGATGGGAATCGCCATGTTCTTCCTGATGGAGCATCCCAAGATCCTCGCCGACCTGCGTCAGGAGCTCTTGGATGTGTTTGGTGACGACGCTTCCCTGCTTACCGACTTTGCTCGAATGGACGACAAGACATGCCCTCTGCTCAATGCCGTCATCAACGAGTCGCTCCGAATTTTCCCTCCCGTCCCTACCGGCCTGCAGCGCGAAAGCACCTCGCCGGCCGTGGTCGATGTGAATGGACAGAAGGTCGTCATCCCTGCCAACACGATTGTTACGCTGCCCATCTGGTCGCTCCAGCGAGATGCTCGCAACTTTTCGCCCGAGCCACTGCGCTTCCGCCCAGAACGGTGGCTCCACCCGGAAAACGAGGAGCATTTCAACAAAACCGCCTTTACACCCTTCTCGTTCGGAAAGACTTCGTGCGTGGGCAAGGTCCTGGCCTACATGGAGATTCGCCTTGTCATCTCCAACCTCGTCCGACGATTCGACTTTGTTCCCACAGGCAACTACGACGCGCAAAAATTCCAGGACAGTCTAGTGGATGCCTTTGTGACCAAGCGCAACCACAAGCTTCCGGTCCACGTCAAAGTGCGCAACCATGTCGGACCTTGA
- a CDS encoding uncharacterized protein (related to Chitin deacetylase precursor), with translation MLVSKGKEFFHQSIHDNVRRAAARDGVELFALDKRQSAPHGTTEKTASQLNDPGAECAPYSLPIINQITNQFPAVWELADILPGDIEALHLLQTIKASGVIPCGIGVRGTQPASLSGANLDGDYNLAQDPDCWWTDNGCTEPKHAGLLPDIITCNEPYTWGYTFDDGPNCTHNALYDMWAANNQKASLMYIGSNVMDWPLEAQRGIVDEHHICVHTWSHRYMKALTNSQAFAELWYTIKTIKYVMGVTRTCWRPPYGDIDDRIRGIAQGLGLRTIMWNVDTNDWNIAPPIRALFRWPQRGIIVLEHELEQSAMNMSIEQYPAVKAAWKHVVPLTACLNITRPYPEDIFYPNFSEYIQGNVVASGLPDASMGISSTAQVSAQGTLSGMGGSFATASDGSGNRQASPVHTAPPTGSSTKPAFPTTISKQQSHKSSGACGTSSISVFPLVLVAVATVMGSLLACF, from the exons ATGCTAGTGAGTAAAGGTAAGG AGTTCTTTCATCAATCGATTCACGACAACGTCCGGCGGGCTGCTGCTAGGGACGGTGTGGAATTGTTCGCCTTGGATAAGCGCCAAAGCGCACCACACGGCACAACCGAAAAGACGGCTTCGCAGCTCAACGATCCAGGTGCAGAGTGCGCACCGTACAGTCTGCCCATCATCAATCAAATAACGAACCAATTCCCCGCCGTTTGGGAACTAGCCGACATCTTACCAGGCGACATCGAAGCATTGCACTTGCTACAGACCATCAAGGCTTCTGGTGTGATTCCTTGCGGCATTGGCGTTCGCGGTACTCAACCCGCCTCGCTGAGTGGTGCCAACCTGGATGGTGATTACAACCTGGCTCAAGACCCCGACTGCTGGTGGACAGACAATGGCTGCACTGAGCCCAAGCATGCTGGCCTTTTGCCTGACATCATCACATGCAATGAGCCGTACACGTGGGGCTATACATTCGATGACGGTCCCAACTGCACTCACAACGCACTTTACGACATGTGGGCTGCCAATAACCAAAAGGCTTCCTTGATGTATATTGGTTCCAATGTCATGGACTGGCCCTTGGAAGCGCAGCGCGGCATTGTGGATGAGCACCACATCTGCGTCCACACCTGGTCTCACCGCTATATGAAGGCGTTGACCAACTCCCAAGCCTTTGCAGAGTTGTGGTACACCATCAAAACGATTAAGTACGTTATGGGTGTCACGCGCACCTGCTGGCGTCCTCCTTACGGTGACATTGACGATCGTATCCGTGGTATCGCACAAGGACTCGGCTTGCGCACCATTATGTGGAACGTTGACACCAACGACTGGAACATTGCGCC ACCTATTCGAGCATTATTTCGATGGCCACAGCGTGGAATTATTGTGCTCGAGCACGAATTGGAGCAGTCAGCCATGAACATGAGCATCGAGCAGTATCCTGCAGTCAAGGCGGCCTGGAAACATGTGGTTCCTCTGACCGCCTGCCTGAACATCACCCGGCCTTATCCTGAGGACATTTTCTATCCCAACTTTTCCGAATACATCCAGGGTAACGTTGTTGCCTCCGGTTTACCGGATGCTTCTATGGGCATCAGCTCGACGGCACAGGTCTCCGCTCAAGGCACACTCAGCGGTATGGGCGGTTCCTTTGCTACTGCCAGCGATGGCTCTGGGAACCGTCAAGCCTCCCCCGTGCACACCGCTCCCCCTACCGGTAGCAGCACTAAGCCTGCTTTTCCCACCACaatcagcaagcagcagagccaCAAGTCTAGTGGCGCGTGCGGGACGTCATCCATCTCGGTTTTTCCACTCGTGCTTGTAGCTGTTGCCACCGTGATGGGtagcttgcttgcttgcttttAG